A single genomic interval of Oncorhynchus mykiss isolate Arlee chromosome 13, USDA_OmykA_1.1, whole genome shotgun sequence harbors:
- the LOC110486730 gene encoding transmembrane emp24 domain-containing protein 1, with the protein MGSMFDLSVAVRLYLLSCFVVSVDFTLGLGQSQDTEFTFQLPAGRTECFYQTATKNGSLEVEYQVIAGAGLDVGFTLISPSGYKLASEFRTSDGIHTVEPTEDGDYRLCFDNSFSKLSEKMVFFEVIVEGQPGDTWGDEEWADMAEPESMVEYKLEDIRETMDSVHRHLERSRQLQTMLRTFEARDRYLLEDNLWRVSFWSSMSLLVILTVAVTQVYTLRRLFDDKRVCKP; encoded by the exons ATGGGTTCCATGTTTGATCTGAGCGTTGCTGTAAGACTCTATTTGCTGTCTTGTTTCGTTGTATCTGTGGACTTCACTTTAGGCTTGGGACAAAGCCAAGATACTGAATTCACGTTTCAACTCCCTGCAGGTAGAACAGAATGTTTCTACCAAACAGCTACGAAGAACGGAAGCCTGGAAGTAGAATACCAG GTGATTGCAGGTGCAGGCCTGGATGTGGGCTTCACCCTGATCTCCCCCAGCGGATACAAGCTGGCCTCTGAGTTCAGGACATCTGACGGCATCCACAC GGTGGAGCCTACAGAGGATGGAGACTACCGGCTGTGTTTTGACAACAGCTTCAGTAAGCTTTCTGAGAAGATGGTGTTCTTCGAGGTGATTGTAGAGGGCCAGCCTGGGGACACCTGGGGCGATGAAGAGTGGGCTGACATGGCCGAGCCAGAGAGTATGGTGGAGTACAAATTGGAAGACATCAGG GAGACCATGGACTCAGTGCACAGGCACCTGGAGCGGAGCCGGCAGCTTCAGACCATGCTGAGGACCTTCGAGGCCCGGGACCGCTATCTACTGGAGGACAATCTGTGGAGGGTCTCGTTCTGGTCCTCCATGAGCCTCCTGGTCATCCTGACCGTGGCCGTCACACAGGTCTACACCCTCCGACGCCTCTTCGACGACAAGAGGGTCTGCAAACCCTAG
- the LOC110486729 gene encoding tumor necrosis factor ligand superfamily member 14, with translation MAEGGVPYPSVFMVDSHAAFPSLPPKPRPPGRGGVAQSLLFLLVGLALCGLAIEACFIYHLYSKQGSVESGSAGMSIQDQEDIPKEVPPTSRPNPIVLPSKPVAHLTAGPQAPHGDGVMVWNMQAEPILHEMEYKDGKLVIQKEGYYYVYSKIFFSEVDVAFTHSVCRTTPRYLGKDIELLESRRYYPKFGKIMSTSNSYLGGVFHLFEDDSIFVKVKNVTQVRIQHSTENVFGIYMI, from the exons ATGGCTGAGGGTGGTGTCCCGTACCCCTCCGTGTTCATGGTGGATAGCCATGCAGCATTCCCATCGCTGCCCCCCAAACCGAGACCTCCTGGTCGGGGTGGTGTGGCCCAAAGCCTGCTGTTCTTGCTGGTTGGTCTGGCTTTGTGTGGCTTGGCCATAGAGGCCTGCTTCATCTACCACCTCTACTCCAAACAGGGATCT GTGGAGTCAGGGTCAGCTGGTATGAGTATCCAAG ACCAAGAGGACATTCCGAAGGAGGTTCCCCCAACTTCAAGACCAAACCCTATTGTGTTGCCTTCAAAACCTGTTGCACATCTGACAG CTGGACCTCAAGCACCCCATGGAGATGGAGTCATGGTATGGAACATGCAGGCAGAACCAATCCTCCATGAAATGGAGTACAAAGATGGGAAGCTTGTCATCCAGAAGGAAGGCTACTACTACGTCTACTCTAAGATCTTCTTCAGTGAGGTCGATGTTGCGTTCACACACTCGGTCTGCAGAACTACTCCACGGTACCTTGGGAAGGACATTGAACTCCTTGAGTCCAGGAGATATTACCCCAAGTTTGGTAAAATTATGTCCACATCAAATAGCTACCTGGGAGGGGTGTTCCACCTCTTTGAAGATGACTCCATCTTTGTCAAAGTGAAAAATGTCACTCAAGTTCGGATACAACATTCCACAGAGAACGTGTTTGGTATCTATATGATATAA